The region TACGCCGTCGGCCTCGGCGTCACGGGCGGTCGCGACGAAGACGGGCGCCTTCGGGAGGCAGTGCCGGCAGTCGGTGCTGAAGAACCCGATCAGGGTGCGCTCGCCCGCGAAGTCGTCCGCGGTGACCTTGGTGTTCGCCACCGTGAGCGCGGAGAAGGCGGGGACTTCGGCGCCCGCGGGAAGGCCGGGGTTCTGGGGATGTCCCCAGTCGGGGCGCGACTCACTGGCCGGCTTTCGCAGTTTCCTGATGACCGCGCCGGTCAGGAGCAGGTTCAGCAGTACGAGCCCGCCGAGGAGGATGACGGCGGCGATCAGGACGGCCATGGGCGTTCCCTTCGGTTTGGGGTCAGCTTGGGATTGGGGGTCGGTCCGCTTCCGGGTCAGCGGAAGAGGTCGGCCAGGTCGTCGAGGAGCACGACGGCGCCGACGGCGACCGACGCCCCGAGCAGGCAGAGCGCGGCGGCGGGCAGCGCGACAGGCGTGCCGCCCGCCGTGGACGTCATGGCGGCCCCGGCCACCGCGCACGTGACGAGCAGGGCGTTGCGCGCCACGTGCCGGCGGCTGACCGGCTGGTCGGATCCGCCGAGGCATCGGCACGCCACGGCCGTTCCCCGTCCCAGCGCCGTCGCCAGGACCACGGCGAACCCGAGGAGCAGGCCTCCCGCGAGCAGGAGGCCCGCCCTGCCGTCACCGTCGAGGCCGGGTGCCGCGAGCAGGGCCACGGTTCCGGCCTCGACGGTGACGACGACGACGGCGGCGG is a window of Microbispora sp. NBC_01189 DNA encoding:
- a CDS encoding MauE/DoxX family redox-associated membrane protein, translating into MVYAVLTIRLVLAGVFLVSVLTKLRTRQAFGEFTMAARRLGGLPATLGTPAAVVVVTVEAGTVALLAAPGLDGDGRAGLLLAGGLLLGFAVVLATALGRGTAVACRCLGGSDQPVSRRHVARNALLVTCAVAGAAMTSTAGGTPVALPAAALCLLGASVAVGAVVLLDDLADLFR
- a CDS encoding redoxin domain-containing protein, with the protein product MAVLIAAVILLGGLVLLNLLLTGAVIRKLRKPASESRPDWGHPQNPGLPAGAEVPAFSALTVANTKVTADDFAGERTLIGFFSTDCRHCLPKAPVFVATARDAEADGVRALAVVVAGQEDPTDLINALTDDVSVVVEGESGSMVGAFAITAFPWFFLVGPDATVAATGHEPDRLLPAPSHA